The following coding sequences lie in one Halorarum halophilum genomic window:
- a CDS encoding acyltransferase: protein MTKRHASLPDDAEEGLATFIEQVDERLSGEEDTCEVVRDTLVDLFGDRDAYERWQAGGDVTPAERVRLQGYDPCNATLESEYYAEKDEEAFRRSKHLQWLWRQFDTTPMADNIEFALRFREMLAGHLFAEAGENLRLFKGISFTYGHNIEIGDNTVIHDDVHLDDRGRLTIGDRVSISDSAHIYSHDHDINDQTAIENFHTIIGDDARITFDTMIRAGVKVGENSVVGAKSVVQGDVPAHHVAVGSPARSVKVKPGWESVAEPVGDRLENRSDERRVEYELPEDLDVFDEFERDLTPPDLDAPGAED, encoded by the coding sequence ATGACCAAGCGTCACGCGTCCCTCCCGGACGACGCCGAGGAGGGCCTCGCGACCTTCATCGAGCAGGTGGACGAACGGCTCTCGGGGGAGGAGGACACCTGCGAGGTGGTGCGCGACACGCTCGTGGACCTCTTCGGGGACCGTGACGCCTACGAGCGCTGGCAGGCCGGCGGCGACGTGACCCCCGCAGAGCGCGTCCGCCTCCAGGGGTACGACCCGTGCAATGCGACCCTGGAGTCGGAGTACTACGCCGAGAAGGACGAGGAGGCGTTCAGGCGCTCGAAGCACCTCCAGTGGCTCTGGCGCCAGTTCGACACGACGCCGATGGCCGACAACATCGAGTTCGCGCTCCGCTTCCGCGAGATGCTCGCGGGACACCTGTTCGCCGAGGCCGGCGAGAACCTCCGGCTGTTCAAGGGCATCTCGTTCACGTACGGCCACAATATCGAGATCGGCGACAACACCGTCATCCACGACGACGTCCACCTCGACGACCGGGGGAGGCTGACCATCGGCGACCGCGTCTCCATCTCCGATTCGGCCCACATCTACAGCCACGACCACGACATCAACGACCAGACGGCGATCGAGAACTTCCACACGATCATCGGCGACGACGCGCGGATCACCTTCGACACGATGATCCGCGCCGGGGTGAAGGTCGGGGAGAACAGCGTCGTTGGGGCCAAGTCGGTCGTGCAGGGCGACGTCCCGGCCCACCACGTCGCCGTCGGCAGCCCGGCGCGCAGCGTGAAGGTGAAGCCGGGCTGGGAGTCGGTCGCCGAGCCGGTCGGTGACAGGCTCGAGAACCGCTCGGACGAGCGCCGCGTCGAGTACGAACTCCCGGAGGACCTCGACGTCTTCGACGAGTTCGAACGCGACCTCACGCCGCCGGACCTGGACGCCCCAGGCGCCGAGGACTGA
- a CDS encoding Nmad3 family putative nucleotide modification protein, whose translation MPRAVAINVAANTNLPGARGPVYPDGSFVYVPIPERESTVEPAPTYDDLGLTEHVPTDAHDLPVHLDPEFAGALDRESYTYGDPHGVKAGPLSRLDPGDFLLFYATLSRVDGAKQADETAREVEPARDWLAPEWGAYLVGEFEVADVLTGEEYREAGAATRERFASNAHARRDPFDAAVLVRGTDRSRLFDRAVPLSTPTAGADANRLVTDLSNDSGKGPWWRRVFRYDEDATEELREYVAADPAEWLG comes from the coding sequence GTGCCCCGAGCCGTCGCCATCAACGTCGCCGCGAACACGAACCTGCCGGGCGCGCGCGGCCCGGTGTACCCCGACGGCTCCTTCGTCTACGTCCCCATCCCCGAGCGCGAGTCGACCGTCGAGCCGGCGCCCACCTACGACGACCTCGGGCTGACCGAGCACGTCCCGACGGACGCCCACGACCTGCCGGTCCACCTCGACCCGGAGTTCGCCGGGGCGCTCGACCGGGAGTCGTACACCTACGGCGACCCGCACGGCGTGAAGGCCGGACCGCTCTCGCGGCTGGATCCGGGCGACTTCCTGCTGTTCTACGCGACGCTCTCCCGCGTCGACGGAGCGAAGCAGGCGGACGAGACGGCGCGGGAGGTCGAGCCCGCACGGGACTGGCTGGCGCCCGAATGGGGCGCCTACCTCGTCGGCGAGTTCGAGGTGGCGGACGTGCTGACGGGCGAGGAGTACCGCGAGGCGGGGGCCGCGACCCGGGAGCGGTTCGCCTCGAACGCCCACGCCCGGCGCGACCCGTTCGACGCGGCGGTGCTCGTCCGCGGCACCGACCGGTCGCGGCTGTTCGACCGCGCGGTCCCGCTCTCGACGCCGACCGCCGGCGCCGACGCGAACCGGCTGGTCACCGACCTGTCGAACGACTCCGGGAAGGGACCCTGGTGGCGCCGGGTGTTCCGCTACGACGAGGACGCGACGGAGGAGTTGCGCGAGTACGTCGCGGCCGATCCCGCCGAGTGGCTCGGCTGA
- a CDS encoding NAD+ synthase, with the protein MSDTVLLDESNTPLDLRLSEAELEATREHVIDFVADQVESAGLDGAVLGLSGGIDSTTVAYIAAEALGADAVHGLVMPGEVNTEGNMSDAERVAEDLGIEYDVVGIESIAETFYEAFPAATEDRMAKGNVRVRVRGVLNYFVANAEDKLVLGTGNRSEALVGYFTKYGDGAVDCHPIGNLYKQQVRQLADFVGVPRDLVMKTPSAEMWEGQTDEEELGLTYDTLDAILALHVDGPLSTSATVEHLGVPESAVERVEELYEVSKHKRSMPPAPDELRL; encoded by the coding sequence ATGAGCGACACCGTTCTCCTCGACGAATCGAACACCCCCCTCGACCTCCGGCTCTCGGAGGCCGAACTGGAGGCGACCCGCGAGCACGTCATCGACTTCGTCGCCGACCAGGTCGAGTCGGCGGGGCTCGACGGCGCCGTGCTCGGGCTCTCCGGCGGTATCGACTCCACGACCGTCGCCTACATCGCCGCCGAGGCGCTCGGCGCCGACGCGGTTCACGGACTGGTGATGCCCGGCGAGGTGAACACCGAGGGGAACATGAGCGACGCCGAGCGCGTCGCCGAGGACCTCGGCATCGAGTACGACGTGGTCGGCATCGAGTCGATCGCCGAGACGTTCTACGAGGCGTTCCCGGCCGCGACCGAGGACCGGATGGCGAAGGGGAACGTCCGCGTGCGCGTCCGCGGCGTGCTCAACTACTTCGTCGCGAACGCGGAGGACAAGCTCGTGCTCGGCACGGGCAACCGCAGCGAGGCGCTGGTGGGCTACTTCACGAAGTACGGCGACGGCGCGGTCGACTGTCACCCCATCGGGAACCTCTACAAGCAGCAGGTGCGCCAGCTGGCCGACTTCGTCGGCGTCCCGCGGGACCTGGTGATGAAGACCCCCTCCGCGGAGATGTGGGAGGGACAGACCGACGAGGAGGAACTGGGGCTCACGTACGACACGCTCGACGCCATCCTCGCGCTCCACGTCGACGGCCCGCTGTCGACGAGCGCGACGGTCGAGCACCTCGGCGTCCCCGAATCGGCCGTGGAGCGCGTCGAGGAGCTGTACGAGGTCTCGAAGCACAAGCGATCGATGCCGCCCGCACCCGACGAACTCCGGCTGTAG
- a CDS encoding enoyl-CoA hydratase/isomerase family protein, whose protein sequence is MIRSERADGGAYRAVTIDRPAARNALRPADLDALEAAVAEATEPVVLLRGAGDAFCAGADLDVVTDLSDPAAFAGHGQRVARSIEDAEAVVVAGIDGAARGGGVELALACDVRVATPDATFAETGVRFGLFGAWGGTARLRRVMREGDALDFALSARTVDAEEARRLGLVSRVVPDPAAVAAELAGNEPDALAAVKGLIRDDAPVDERERTEREAFARLHDAHAADIARGRTN, encoded by the coding sequence ATGATCCGCTCCGAACGCGCCGACGGCGGCGCCTACCGGGCCGTCACCATCGACCGGCCCGCGGCCCGGAACGCGCTCCGCCCGGCCGACCTCGACGCGCTGGAGGCGGCCGTGGCCGAGGCGACCGAACCGGTCGTGCTCCTCCGGGGCGCCGGCGACGCCTTCTGTGCCGGCGCCGACCTCGACGTCGTGACCGACCTCTCGGACCCCGCCGCCTTCGCGGGTCACGGCCAGCGCGTCGCGCGGAGCATTGAGGACGCCGAGGCCGTCGTCGTCGCGGGGATCGACGGGGCGGCCCGTGGCGGCGGCGTCGAACTCGCGCTCGCCTGCGACGTCCGGGTCGCTACCCCCGACGCGACCTTCGCCGAGACCGGCGTTCGCTTCGGCCTGTTCGGCGCCTGGGGCGGGACGGCTCGCCTCCGTCGGGTCATGCGCGAGGGCGACGCGCTCGACTTCGCGCTCTCGGCCCGGACCGTCGACGCCGAGGAAGCCCGTCGACTCGGACTCGTCTCCCGGGTCGTCCCCGACCCGGCCGCCGTGGCCGCGGAACTCGCGGGTAACGAACCGGACGCCCTCGCGGCGGTGAAGGGACTGATTCGCGACGACGCCCCGGTCGACGAGCGGGAGCGAACGGAGCGCGAGGCGTTCGCTCGGCTTCACGATGCCCACGCCGCCGACATCGCCCGGGGACGGACGAACTAG
- a CDS encoding DUF7114 family protein, which yields MDDAVRVREAAEGALADIEPARLRGLLAGRVADAEMTPGVLTLVSARALDPTATGDGVAERAAGVQLIYEGLRLTRRLAHEEPWDDVDLDAVGDVAADMDVLAADVFVARGFYLLARTDAAEKAVETVRAFGRDQTLRREATREAERSALDRNLEADVFELAVVAGTDTVGADAPADLLTYAAALAGDDDDRMPAEGALPESAGDRIAALADERVASSVDP from the coding sequence ATGGACGACGCCGTGCGGGTCCGCGAGGCCGCCGAGGGGGCGCTGGCGGACATCGAACCGGCGCGGCTCAGGGGGTTACTCGCGGGCCGGGTCGCCGACGCGGAGATGACGCCGGGGGTGCTCACGCTCGTGAGCGCCCGCGCGCTCGATCCGACCGCGACCGGCGACGGCGTCGCGGAGCGGGCCGCTGGGGTCCAGCTCATCTACGAGGGACTTCGACTCACCCGCCGACTCGCACACGAGGAGCCGTGGGACGACGTCGACCTCGACGCCGTCGGCGACGTGGCCGCCGACATGGACGTGCTCGCGGCGGACGTGTTCGTCGCCCGCGGCTTCTATCTGCTCGCGCGAACCGACGCAGCGGAGAAGGCCGTCGAGACGGTCCGGGCGTTCGGCCGCGACCAGACGCTCCGCCGCGAAGCGACTCGGGAGGCCGAGCGATCCGCGCTCGATCGGAACCTCGAGGCCGACGTGTTCGAACTCGCGGTCGTCGCCGGGACTGACACCGTCGGCGCCGACGCCCCCGCGGACCTGCTGACGTACGCCGCCGCGCTCGCCGGCGACGACGACGACCGGATGCCCGCGGAGGGTGCGCTTCCGGAGTCGGCAGGTGATCGGATCGCCGCGCTGGCCGACGAACGAGTGGCCTCGTCCGTCGATCCGTGA
- a CDS encoding McrC family protein: MSRTSAETLRKTVTAELITYLGAGRINTTQLAQTIDYRDQNIESLEELKRLRFVLHEPVLKYIEQVPKWLRRIKTDHRTETQTVQGEVRGRIDWPQTTQIRSQAGFTDPSQFAITSPVLQYDLPENRVIKKLLSEIMLTVNQEIAGTTYDWSQWDKPAIDRLTTTVTENRYLNELPDADAINITNRDLKAAKQSRHELYRRSEQLYRLLDDLLNDRYEQPQVQSVLKETVIAPTKNHKLFELFCLFAYVEQLQKAHSGIQLHPIRSGMGPFAVLQGDTQQIEVYYDQTGPLTFRESFDSLGPVDELPETIQRHVEAVERHSKLAEQFLKRKNQDAFYEGRPDLLVLKYRTDEGKRILEHVTIGEFKYTKSEETFSQGLRELLEYIQFAKSESEYLIDNGSHNQRLAIRGILCTDGVATEQDTVDTVTHYTSETLKSMLQCH; encoded by the coding sequence GTGAGTCGGACCTCTGCAGAAACACTGCGTAAGACAGTCACAGCAGAGCTCATTACCTATCTTGGTGCCGGTAGAATCAACACCACTCAACTCGCTCAAACGATCGATTATCGAGATCAGAATATCGAATCTTTAGAAGAATTGAAACGACTTCGGTTTGTGCTTCACGAGCCGGTCCTGAAGTATATTGAGCAAGTCCCCAAGTGGTTGCGCCGGATTAAGACTGACCACCGAACAGAAACACAGACTGTTCAGGGAGAGGTACGGGGTCGAATCGACTGGCCGCAGACTACGCAGATTCGGTCGCAAGCTGGGTTTACAGACCCATCACAGTTCGCCATCACATCTCCAGTATTACAGTATGATCTGCCAGAAAATCGTGTTATCAAAAAACTCCTCTCGGAGATAATGCTAACCGTCAACCAGGAGATCGCCGGAACGACATATGACTGGAGCCAGTGGGACAAACCTGCTATCGATCGGCTTACAACAACCGTCACGGAGAACCGATATCTGAACGAACTGCCGGATGCAGATGCGATCAACATTACAAATCGAGATCTAAAGGCTGCGAAGCAGTCGCGACATGAACTGTATCGTCGGAGTGAACAGCTCTACCGATTACTCGATGACCTTCTAAACGACCGGTATGAACAGCCGCAGGTGCAATCCGTCCTCAAGGAGACTGTTATTGCTCCCACAAAGAACCACAAGCTCTTCGAATTATTTTGCCTATTTGCGTACGTCGAACAGCTACAAAAGGCACACTCTGGAATACAGCTCCATCCAATTCGATCAGGGATGGGTCCATTCGCAGTGTTACAGGGTGACACACAACAGATCGAAGTATACTATGACCAGACTGGGCCATTGACATTTCGCGAGTCATTCGACAGCTTAGGCCCGGTTGATGAACTCCCCGAAACAATTCAGCGGCATGTAGAGGCTGTTGAGCGCCACTCTAAATTAGCCGAACAGTTCCTTAAGCGCAAGAATCAGGATGCGTTCTACGAGGGCCGTCCTGATTTGCTTGTACTCAAGTATAGGACCGATGAAGGTAAACGGATCCTCGAACATGTAACGATTGGAGAATTCAAGTACACCAAGTCAGAGGAAACGTTCTCCCAAGGGCTCCGAGAGCTGCTCGAGTATATCCAGTTCGCCAAGTCAGAGTCCGAGTATCTAATTGATAACGGTAGTCACAACCAACGTCTGGCTATTCGCGGAATTCTTTGTACCGATGGTGTTGCGACAGAGCAGGACACAGTAGATACGGTCACCCACTATACGTCAGAAACACTCAAAAGCATGCTTCAGTGTCACTGA
- a CDS encoding RecQ family ATP-dependent DNA helicase encodes MDADAGSELRARGQELLERSIGPDAEFRPQQWEAIERLVDRKQRLLIVERTGWGKSTVYFTATKLLRERGAGPTLIISPLLSLMRNQIQDAEKQLGLAAWTINSNNSDDWNEAKTAVVDGKCDLLLISPERLANSEFQKEVLLEMDEQFGLLVVDEAHCISDWGHDFRPDYRRIRRILQEFPDHIPVAATTATANDRVVEDITSQVPDLHAIRGELVRDSLRIQTIETDSRAERLAWLAENLGVFDYSGIVYCLTTAEVEAVAGWLGMFGHDVEPYHGGMDGDRREELEERLMANEVDALVATNALGMGFNKPDLGWVVHYQRPPNLIRYYQEIGRAGRGLDQSYAVLLSGAEDDDIAEYFIEQAFPAPEDFHAILSVLEESDEQLYKYELLKEVNVTWGAASTCLSILRVENAIFEGENGFERTAKEWSYDYERIESVTQHRWDELERVQEFVATDGCLTRFIDDELDGSLEADCGQCANCAGDFVPRTVEREDLIDIAVQHYQQNSWDEISARYYEPKQEGGRSKIPEELKHEDGRVLSSYGGPGWGSLVEHGRGADQYDDELVAAAVSHIRDWEPSPTPQWVTAVPTRANSHQIVDLAQRIAEGLDIPYVDSLGQTGEIEPQEELANSYQKRWNVEGAIEVTGSVRTEPVLLVDDLVDSRWTLTEATMALRDAGSGPVFPFVLAEVVMSV; translated from the coding sequence ATGGATGCTGACGCCGGGTCCGAGTTACGCGCCCGAGGCCAGGAACTACTCGAGCGGAGCATCGGCCCGGATGCGGAGTTCCGCCCCCAGCAGTGGGAAGCGATCGAGCGACTTGTCGACCGAAAGCAACGATTGCTCATCGTCGAGCGGACCGGGTGGGGGAAGAGTACGGTGTACTTCACCGCGACGAAACTGCTCCGAGAGCGGGGTGCAGGGCCGACCCTCATTATCAGCCCGCTTCTGTCCTTGATGCGTAATCAGATTCAGGACGCTGAGAAGCAACTGGGTCTCGCGGCGTGGACGATCAACTCCAACAACTCCGACGACTGGAACGAAGCAAAGACCGCAGTTGTTGACGGGAAGTGTGATCTCCTCCTCATCTCTCCCGAGAGGCTCGCGAACTCCGAATTCCAAAAGGAGGTCCTTCTGGAGATGGACGAGCAATTCGGTCTCCTCGTCGTCGACGAGGCACACTGTATCTCGGACTGGGGGCACGACTTCCGACCGGACTACCGGCGTATCAGGCGTATTCTCCAGGAGTTCCCGGATCACATCCCCGTCGCCGCGACCACGGCGACGGCCAACGACCGGGTCGTCGAGGACATCACCAGCCAAGTGCCGGACCTTCACGCGATCCGGGGCGAACTCGTTCGAGATTCCCTCCGGATTCAGACCATAGAAACCGACTCGCGGGCCGAGCGGTTGGCATGGTTGGCGGAGAACCTCGGGGTCTTCGACTATTCGGGCATCGTGTACTGTCTGACCACTGCCGAGGTCGAGGCTGTCGCCGGCTGGCTGGGAATGTTCGGCCATGACGTCGAACCGTACCACGGCGGAATGGACGGTGACCGGCGTGAGGAGCTGGAAGAGCGACTGATGGCGAACGAGGTGGATGCGCTCGTCGCCACCAATGCGCTAGGAATGGGGTTCAACAAACCCGATCTAGGATGGGTCGTCCACTACCAGCGGCCTCCGAACCTCATTCGATACTACCAGGAGATCGGCCGAGCAGGACGAGGGCTTGACCAGTCGTATGCAGTGCTGTTGAGCGGAGCGGAGGACGATGACATCGCGGAGTACTTCATCGAACAGGCGTTTCCGGCCCCCGAGGACTTTCACGCGATACTCTCGGTTCTCGAAGAGAGCGACGAGCAGCTCTACAAGTACGAACTGCTAAAGGAGGTGAACGTTACGTGGGGGGCCGCATCTACCTGTCTCAGCATTCTCCGGGTCGAGAACGCTATCTTCGAAGGGGAGAACGGGTTCGAACGGACGGCAAAGGAGTGGTCCTACGACTACGAACGGATCGAATCGGTCACGCAACACCGCTGGGACGAACTCGAACGCGTTCAGGAGTTCGTCGCGACGGACGGGTGTCTCACCCGGTTCATCGACGACGAGTTGGACGGCTCACTCGAGGCCGACTGTGGCCAGTGTGCGAACTGTGCCGGAGATTTCGTCCCCCGTACGGTCGAACGGGAGGACCTGATCGACATCGCCGTTCAACACTACCAACAAAACTCCTGGGACGAGATCTCTGCACGCTACTACGAACCCAAGCAGGAAGGTGGGCGCTCGAAGATTCCGGAGGAGTTGAAACACGAGGACGGCCGCGTCCTCTCGAGCTACGGCGGTCCGGGATGGGGTTCGCTCGTAGAACACGGTCGCGGAGCGGACCAGTACGACGACGAACTCGTGGCGGCCGCGGTAAGCCACATCCGAGACTGGGAACCCTCACCAACCCCTCAGTGGGTCACTGCTGTGCCCACGAGGGCGAACAGCCATCAAATCGTGGACCTCGCCCAACGGATCGCGGAGGGGTTGGATATTCCGTACGTGGACTCGCTCGGGCAGACCGGAGAGATCGAACCGCAGGAGGAGTTGGCGAACTCCTACCAGAAGCGGTGGAACGTAGAGGGCGCAATCGAAGTAACCGGTTCTGTCCGAACTGAACCTGTACTGTTAGTCGACGACCTCGTCGACTCGCGGTGGACGCTTACTGAAGCAACTATGGCGTTGCGAGATGCCGGCAGTGGACCCGTGTTTCCCTTCGTACTCGCAGAGGTTGTGATGTCTGTGTGA